The sequence GAATACTGGACCTCGGAACGCCGGAAGCCTCGTTGGAGGACGTGTTCGCCAACGCCGTGCCGGCGTGCCCTTTTAATCGGCCCCGGATGTTCGTATGTTCATCGCACTCTGTCGACTATGCGCGCCTTCGATGCGCCGCCCAATATGACACATACCATGGTTTCGCAGCAGGATCGCGATCGCCTCATCGCCGAGATCGATGCGCTGAATCGGCTTTACGAGGACACGAAGGAGTACCTGGAAAATGGTCTGCAAGACCCGTCAATTTCGCAGGAGGACTTCGCCGAAGGTGCCATGCGCGCCATGCGGCTCCTGATCCGGCTCAAAGTGATGCTGGACGATTACGCCGCGCTCTGACTCATCGTCACATAAAAAAACAACGCCCGATCCGAAGACCGGGCGTTGACCCACCACAGAAAGAGGTCCACCCTTGCGGGTGTTCTCATGCTATTGACACCTGCCGGAGCAGGTGACCTCGAAGGGAGTATCGGCCCGTAAGGTCCAATCCTTAAGTGATGGTGCTATTGGTTATTGGCAGCAACCCGTCATCCTGAGACCCATAGCCCCGCGAAACTGAGCAATGGGTCACATGAGGTGTGAGCAATGCTTGTGCGCACTCACTGCCCCCCCGGCCGGCCGATAGGCGTCGCAAAGTCCGGTTCCTCCAGAGGCGGTTCGTCGCCTCCCCCGCTCAACAGAACGGCCGTGGCCACGCCGGCCGCGGCGACAGCGGCGCCGCCACCAAAGAGCAGGCCGCGTCGACGTGAGCTGCGAGGCCCGGGTTCCGGAGTGGCCATGGTGAGGGTGTCGGGCGGTGCGATCGGCGGATTCTCGGTCTGGACGATGGGCGCGGCCGGCGGGGTGAGCCGGCCGTCGGCGAGCATGCCGGCCTTTACTTCGTCGATGAAGGCCCGAAAGGGAGGTGGCAAGCGCCGATCGGGCGTATACGACGGGGCGTGCTCAAACAGCGCGACAATCAGAGCGCGCGCCTCGTCGGTGGCGCCGAGCACATAGTGCGAGCGAGCGGCGAGCGTATACGGCGACGCGGCGTTTGCACCCGTATAGGCGCCGGCCTCGATGCACGGCGTGAACAGTTGAATGGCCCGCTCGAAGTCGCCATTGTAATAGGCGCTCTCTGCGGCATTCCGTTGGCGCTGGCAATACGCGGTATCCTGCCCGAATGCCACCAGGGGCGACATCATAAGGATCGAGGCGAGCGCGAGGGCGCGGGTCAGCCAGCCGGTGGAAATGTACTTCATCAGCGTTACCCGTCTTCGGGCAGTTTGCGGAGGATGAAACGAAGGGGGCCGGATACAGAACCGTCGAAGTTTCTAGCTTCGATGGGATAAGCGGGCTCGTACCCTTCGATACGAGCCTCCAAACGGCGCACACCGATGGGGATGTCGACCGGCCCGGGGGTATATGAACCGGTCGGCTTGTCGTCCAGCATGATCTCCGCGCTTTCCACGCGATTCCCGTCGAGATCGAATGTGGTGACGATCAGGCGGATCGTCTGCGTGAAATCTACCGACATCACCTTCGGATCGCCGGGCGTCACGATGACCGTGCTGCGCCACTCGCCGAAGTCGGGGTTGCGGACGGAAACGAGGTGGGTATCCGGCGGAAGGTGGAGCTCCAGCGAATCCTGAACGCCGGCTTGGACCAACTCGCCACCGACATACACATCGCCGAACGGGCGGACGCTCAGCGAAATGGTCCCCTGCACGGGTAGCAACGTCGTGCGGCTCGTGCGGACAACGCCGGCTTCAATCCGGTCCTCGACCACAACCGGCATGTAACCCTGCCGTTCGAGCGAGATCCGAAGGGGACCGGCTGGGAGCTCGTTCAGGTTGGCCGGCGTTCGGCCGTAATACCGCCCATTGATCCGGATGCTCGCACCGGTGGGCTCCGTCCGAATCCGCATGCCGCCGGTCTCGGCGGTGATGGGGATCGCTACAAGGGCGCTGGTGTCTACCGGCGCCGCGAGGGAGTCAAGGATGTCGCCAGGGATCACCGTGACGCCGTCGTTCGGATTGACGAGCGTATCGGACGGCTCCATCGGGGGATAGGAAGCGATCGGCGTCGGGTCTCCGTTGAGCCCGCTGTCGGCGTTGGAAGCCCGGTTGGGGCGATAAAACACGAGCAACGCCAGCGCCAGGCACACGGTGCTTGCGGCGACCAGACTGTAGAGCTTACCCCGCGAGGACCGCAACGTCACGCCAGGCATCTGCGAACCCTGAACGTACAGGGTCGTCGCCCCGCTCATGTGCTGCTCATTTTCGAACTCCTCGATGGCCGCCTTCATCTCGGCGGCGGACTGGTACCGCTTGTCGGGGTCCTTCTCCAGCGCCTTCATGATGATCTTCGCCAGCGCGCGCGGGATCTCCGCGTTGTTCTTCCGGATATCCGGGAACGGCTCCTCGACGATGATCTTCTGGATGGTGTAGCCGCTGGCATTTTTGTCGAACGGCAACGTCCCGGTGAGCGATTCATACATCGACATCCCCAGCGAGAACAGGTCCCCACGGTGATCGACGTTTTTTAGCCCGCGGATCTGTTCCGGCGGCATGTAATGGATCGTCCCCCCGGTAGCCACGGTAACCGTGGTGTCGTGCGCGAACGCGGCCCCTTCCTGCACGACCTTGGCCAACCCGAAGTCGGTGATCTTTACGACATTGTTCGGCGCCAGCAGGATGTTGCGGGGCTTGATGTCCCGGTGAATGACGCCGGCGCTGTGTGCGAAGTGGAAGGCCGAAAGCATCTGCTTGAGCAAGAAGACGGATTCGTTCCACGACAGGGCGCCGTTGGCTTCGAGGTACTCGGCCAGGGTGGGGCCGTGTACGTACTCCATCGAAATATAGTACCCGAAGTCGAACGGCCGGAAAGCGTAGACCAGGACGATGTTCGGATGATGGATCTGGGCCAGCGCCCGGGCCTCAAGCCGAAAACGTCGGATGAACGAATCGTCCTGTGCCAGCGCCGGGTTGATGATCTTCAGGGCCACCGTGCGTGAAAGCTCGATATTCTCCGCCTTGAATACAATGCCCATACCGCCGCGCCCGAGCACCGCATCGATACGGTGCCCGTCCACTTCTTTCCCTATGAAGGATTCCGGACGCGGATACATGATTCAAACAGGGGGGAATAAAAAACAGCGGCGGGAGGTGGCCCGTCGCAACGCTAACGTATGACCGTCATGGAACGTACGACATGCACATCTCCCGCTTCAAGTCGATACAGATAGAGACCACTGCGTACGGGATACGACGCTCCGCCTGTTCGGTCCCA is a genomic window of Rhodothermales bacterium containing:
- a CDS encoding serine/threonine-protein kinase, with amino-acid sequence MYPRPESFIGKEVDGHRIDAVLGRGGMGIVFKAENIELSRTVALKIINPALAQDDSFIRRFRLEARALAQIHHPNIVLVYAFRPFDFGYYISMEYVHGPTLAEYLEANGALSWNESVFLLKQMLSAFHFAHSAGVIHRDIKPRNILLAPNNVVKITDFGLAKVVQEGAAFAHDTTVTVATGGTIHYMPPEQIRGLKNVDHRGDLFSLGMSMYESLTGTLPFDKNASGYTIQKIIVEEPFPDIRKNNAEIPRALAKIIMKALEKDPDKRYQSAAEMKAAIEEFENEQHMSGATTLYVQGSQMPGVTLRSSRGKLYSLVAASTVCLALALLVFYRPNRASNADSGLNGDPTPIASYPPMEPSDTLVNPNDGVTVIPGDILDSLAAPVDTSALVAIPITAETGGMRIRTEPTGASIRINGRYYGRTPANLNELPAGPLRISLERQGYMPVVVEDRIEAGVVRTSRTTLLPVQGTISLSVRPFGDVYVGGELVQAGVQDSLELHLPPDTHLVSVRNPDFGEWRSTVIVTPGDPKVMSVDFTQTIRLIVTTFDLDGNRVESAEIMLDDKPTGSYTPGPVDIPIGVRRLEARIEGYEPAYPIEARNFDGSVSGPLRFILRKLPEDG